The Sebastes umbrosus isolate fSebUmb1 chromosome 19, fSebUmb1.pri, whole genome shotgun sequence genome has a segment encoding these proteins:
- the LOC119478296 gene encoding uncharacterized protein LOC119478296 isoform X1 — MSLLCVRVKKAKLQGPPDKFNTYVTLKVQNVKSTTITVRGDQPCWEQDFMFEINRLDLGLIVEVWNKGLIWDTMVGTAWIPLTSIQQSEEEGSGDWMFLDAEVLMKADEIYGTKNPTPHRLMLDTRFELPFDIPDDEAQYWTGKLDRINTMRIHDEYSLQDDVQSRPLPFAASQCCNYFGWADPLTLDDQDSAVDDRDSDYRSETSNSLPPRYHTTAQPNSSVHQYPMGPRQQQQHHPDSCTDSVHSFDLDYRDQRGTRSLNQKGRVKIIPVDSGMGVEDWENKYKGQGKPQLSDFLDDEEDNVILRMGRPYPEPSHTSIRLNSQRSGSLPATYPEEYDTIDRRRKKKIRDPGGLLSTQADKMREEAFPSDLALLREKRGELFMRQVVEMQEEEERMTTCLRPYQNGLLYKTRMWAKNELDNTLENYVAYKREQDAKMRSRFDFDLESFEDLHYSIGAEEDIEDFIAEDFHPDNARQYKDRYSFSCHIDNSQGPREKKCGKAKLGGWAPEAMLSPVEEPSDEYVDPMDELQCLVETVSEYLAEKEEEISKYGSLPKSSKSRLSSQGSYRTDSFGEELNSSPKDPRGETQSHTPSDQGISGVKSAMSSLFSSLTDKVGGGPKQPALSPQAPSAQAPSAQAPSAQPSNQSGLTKLFSFIPKSNSSAPVAVVSPIESPHEKSFSYLPSQPPHDAKTQCPNQETKAPTRSQTQTSTKEHVPKFVTKPQSAPGNSVLGKLNPLKLFSAGENGNSAEHAPESTYSQGHTQWDEKGVHLAKPSMTAEGDNKSEKLRSSSQEKHLEQKQDENIYGRQNPVTYKQEYVPNPARSTGQTQSANTGFFSPFRKSLSSLITHSVPIPPQGAPPVAVYPVFRSTEDPRLEKPVEDPSLSSKLKLPFLSSENVSTQQHPKAEGGMLSGFLKFASSEDVSASTNTQNPVQSYHDSTSTTSTTFTQNATLPQENAEKGWFSSIFNPTSSPSGSNQNLTSNQQCQNSNVPSGSHAQHTSNQKPIADPHGLQHQAPSQPESQSFLTGLFKGSSTEDISHMGSNQPKQGGLLSGLLKFGSTSDLPGNLPQQTSHNNQPPRSSNPPQFADHPPPQQSSSVPRMGGFVSGLLKFSSTENIPQHVQPSEAERQGNTPGNYPGQRQTSDETQSQQKGLLSGLFKFASSENVSSSQMVQHQQSNVQHNQQGFNQQNTQGPNQGAQLRNKASNQQVVQQETSKPGFTRQQTFPLQRTPSQQSGLLSGLFKFASADSIKAHEHPSAQQHGIMPSKSSYEQPRARDIPISNQNQPQNSSTQKTTQASGLLSGLFKSSSENTSQQQQPAVLQTAEAQVETASQSGVLSGLFNKLTKSSENNDTSCQISTGQSQHQNANNYTVTMKTPLQTHLNTNVTQQYSQEHAEKEKRVPRPAQQGFLSGLFSKNVTEDPSTPKQVETSGQITEQQMPSNMFTELHSGILKSAPSDFGRDSCQRVVRDSFNPGQSRHALINAPVSIDTESLDLRTSVTFARSLQSQATHSSISTGNLSQLYYSGSLQSVHPMAYSTGNIHSLLQSHTPSSVVTMQPYIGRSTSSLYGETGHNLYQGQVSPYGTSPSYDENQWIRESALWQQFQNESLNYQFQEEDQVYRQSCEGASLQASALPCSASNTYQPFNSSTPWQGVVCQEQIQPYQFEGHRIDDPYPKRKLWNSHEDLRDVEYTPNEEGALNLTNKQSNAKFGTWHSFNDCSTYSLNGVSYHEGYYEETAPSLSFSANWQYGMDNAVLQNAHTDGMFHQSQFNLNRPIDSNCPPSVKTETEDSLYLEDTEWYQQWLALLEQGMWWPAEDGDCGYFVYTDHEYIYALLTDAAGEYVYACAPEGESWGNEQKLDGFPSAWLHSEMVVVCGFKIPLYNEDELLWLPGQNHRDSQLLNAPLDLSAAYRKGNQIMNLNLEQFSEMFENSFMSQGQQGVDFTAYRLNKVRIDPRQQSDIYEDQYKDVIDLSCHNKDHIAPYWNNQEMKTFLAQKVAVSLNSTPTANSNHNQELLHNCYQPCQRRRSSTGVTVKHIDDVSEKEWRERVSPGEEQPNRQVKKISSLISSFVGKTSQVELNKTSISSCDKAPDKSSKNILTSGFQSLKSKIIKEESTADVTQPDLIVKQQMQSPATTQRRMLPTVQTAAQVTHPSIQSHTASQKPRLTRQTTMVQQTTPQTQPNVTVPLGSKESLIKTEQVTASKPVDVPLEKPSEPQQAGFMNFLKSAVGIEEPVPDPQKFSQTSPNEQSKTGSTASLPGSAPTNKEATGVSNLFGSISSLFSTEPPPPQKQEMKPSVTEASLTSAPRPKGIQRQRTMDQSGTSRPVQSQPPNKSVSQTFAPSPSTGLATSRSETMPPTVPIKQEAGTKPSGGLFGFSIGEMLSGSTAATQSGPTPQAPASATAPQEESLGKSILSIFSGPSPPQAAPKTGPLPQAHPPNAAPQPPQQESLGKSLLSMFGGSSPPQPPPQTKPSAEVPQQGTAPPKDPPNTGFLSMFGGPSNQQQAQTGSLLGGILPGSSSSTESPMKGLFSMFSDPSPPQPQPPTSLSQQRVAQSQTQPQGGLQSKPQAQPQAQGQPATSVLGGLFGGLSTSNESPRNALFSMFSGPSTPQTPGAGGSANVSTPPVTAAPNEPAKSILSVFNDVVSPPQQTPNSSSAIVTDTKETPTAHGSSQMASVSSSHVPVPVASSEISSEVHVSPSAGTTADTTSDATNKGTDIASMEPNSEFGTVQKETSTEGAPQDPAPSKEPPASGFLSMISGSGPQAPSSQAGFISDSPGKGLLSLFSGPSTEPIAPSATGSAPGSSVPKDPPATGLFSLFGGSSPEPTSQPGSSLLGAMFGGSPQTTASQTGGSLLGGLFGGSAPQAAAPTAGPQAGASLLGGLFGGSASQAAGSQTAGSILGGIFGGAAASTKAPQTSGSFGGLFGGAATQTSAPQNSSSILGGILGGSSSQTATAHTGKSTLGGILPGASAPNEVPDKSLLPVLGGSVPTVTPITTATPKSNDENKTSDVTVLPKPSDDSKTAPALDGPEMSVIEIATKSKEQAETLHQPDSTVQCLETSLPKTDGNVTEVQSTTLANDIQPKESEICAQAQQLAKPELVSCQSSQDTIPPKVEESTPATQSASTVVQEQQKPPEPEKSIADSAADTVTGFMSSLFKPTVAPTQGPQQQQGGTAPQAATGQSGPSLLGGIFGGSSTETAAPQTGGSLLGGLFKGSAPQSGPQTTAPTTGGSILGGIFGGGPTANSVGPQTAGSFLGGMFGGSAATAQPGGSLLGGMLGGVTAQTAGSQTGASILGGIGGSLFGGMGQPPKPSEPMPSEPKPMPGTTPQSQIKNESVPPKVSPSGTETSTNKIVDSNLPDYDPVKSGSLTSSDAVASEAACPETSAVTNASISTTCDLTHQVENTEKETPAVEGEMIHEKPMVIKGDPESKESDKSVPPDAKEVDANIAPTVNQLPNNAEPPQAKSLFGFISTQSDAGKSLGSLFSPTLSSGAPSMPQTEGMSGLFSGLKTLSGGLFQDEKAVAGKQEPPTTSLFGTKISFPWQAEPPKPQAVPVATPQPKTNNKPTSGQAQTLQKVATSDAQKTESVGSTDDIANPQICISTPEVDPSASPIPKEKEGLVETYPSTGPISGVQLDNQSNKDLLNSKRLVEA, encoded by the coding sequence ATCATTAAACCAGAAAGGAAGGGTCAAAATTATACCTGTAGATTCTGGCATGGGGGTTGAAGATTgggaaaacaaatacaaaggGCAGGGCAAGCCCCAGCTGAGTGACTTCTTGGATGACGAGGAAGACAACGTTATCCTTCGAATGGGAAGACCCTACCCCGAGCCATCGCACACCTCTATCCGTCTAAATTCTCAGCGCAGTGGTTCTCTGCCTGCCACCTACCCTGAGGAATATGACACTATTGATCGGCGGCGGAAGAAAAAGATAAGGGACCCAGGAGGGTTGCTCAGCACACAGGCAGACAAAATGAGAGAAGAGGCTTTTCCGTCTGACCTTGCACTGCTCCGTGAGAAGAGAGGGGAGCTGTTTATGCGGCAGGTAGTTGAGatgcaggaagaggaggagcgtATGACTACATGCCTCAGGCCATACCAGAATGGGCTTCTCTACAAGACACGGATGTGGGCGAAAAATGAGCTAGACAACACTTTGGAGAATTATGTGGCATACAAAAGAGAGCAAGATGCTAAAATGAGGTCACGGTTTGATTTTGATTTGGAGAGCTTTGAGGATCTGCACTACTCCATAGGAGCAGAGGAGGATATTGAGGACTTTATAGCagaggactttcacccagataACGCAAGACAGTACAAAGACAGGTATTCTTTCTCCTGTCACATAGACAATTCTCAGGGTCCTCGAGAGAAGAAGTGTGGAAAAGCTAAACTTGGAGGATGGGCTCCGGAGGCAATGCTCTCTCCTGTAGAGGAACCAAGTGATGAATATGTAGACCCTATGGATGAGCTCCAGTGTCTGGTTGAAACGGTTTCTGAATACCTTGctgaaaaagaggaggaaatcaGCAAGTATGGTTCCCTTCCTAAATCAAGCAAATCTAGGCTATCATCTCAGGGTAGCTATAGGACCGATTCTTTTGGAGAGGAACTAAATAGTTCACCAAAGGATCCTAGAGGGGAAACCCAATCACACACTCCATCGGATCAGGGCATTTCAGGAGTGAAAAGTGCCATGAGCTCATTATTTAGTTCTCTCACTGACAAAGTTGGAGGAGGTCCCAAACAGCCTGCCCTGTCTCCACAAGCACCGTCTGCACAAGCACCGTCTGCACAAGCACCGTCTGCACAACCCTCCAACCAGTCTGGACTAACAAAACTGTTTTCCTTTATTCCTAAATCGAATAGCTCAGCTCCTGTAGCTGTTGTATCTCCAATAGAAAGTCCTCATGAAAAATCATTCAGTTATCTGCCTTCTCAGCCACCACACGATGCCAAGACACAATGTCCTAATCAAGAAACGAAAGCTCCCACAAGGAGTCAGACTCAAACAAGTACAAAAGAGCATGTACCCAAGTTTGTAACCAAACCTCAAAGTGCTCCAGGAAACTCAGTCTTGGGGAAATTGAATCCTTTAAAGCTTTTTTCAGCAGGGGAAAATGGGAACTCAGCTGAACATGCGCCAGAGTCCACATATTCTCAAGGCCATACACAATGGGATGAGAAAGGTGTTCATCTAGCTAAACCGTCAATGACAGCAGAAGGAgataataaatcagaaaaattaaGAAGTTCGTCGCAAGAGAAACATTTGgaacaaaaacaagatgaaaaTATATATGGCAGACAAAATCCGGTGACTTACAAACAAGAGTATGTGCCTAATCCAGCAAGGTCGACTGGCCAAACACAATCAGCAAACACTGGATTCTTTAGCCCTTTCAGGAAGTCATTGAGTTCATTGATCACACATTCTGTCCCCATTCCACCTCAGGGAGCTCCACCGGTGGCAGTTTACCCAGTGTTTAGATCCACAGAGGATCCCCGACTAGAGAAACCAGTGGAGGACCCATCATTGAGCAGTAAGCTTAAACTGCCTTTCCTCTCTTCTGAAAATGTCTCCACTCAGCAACATCCCAAAGCAGAGGGAGGAATGCTCTCTGGTTTTTTAAAGTTTGCATCCAGTGAAGATGTTAGTGCCTCCACGAACACGCAGAATCCTGTGCAGTCATATCATGATTCAACGTCAACAACTTCCACCACCTTTACACAAAATGCTACTCTGCCCCAGGAAAATGCTGAGAAAGGATGGTTTTCCAGCATATTTAATCCTACCTCTTCTCCCTCTGGTTCAAACCAGAATTTGACTAGTAATCAGCAATGTCAGAACAGCAATGTGCCATCTGGCTCACATGCACAACATACATCAAATCAGAAACCAATAGCAGACCCTCATGGATTGCAGCATCAAGCTCCCAGTCAACCTGAATCACAAAGTTTTTTGACAGGTCTTTTTAAAGGGAGCTCAACTGAGGACATCTCTCATATGGGCTCTAATCAACCCAAACAAGGAGGACTGCTATCTGGACTTCTTAAATTTGGCTCTACCAGTGACCTACCTGGCAATTTGCCACAGCAGACTTCCCATAACAATCAACCACCCAGGAGCAGTAATCCCCCACAGTTTGCTGATCACCCTCCCCCACAACAAAGTTCATCAGTACCACGAATGGGGGGCTTTGTCTCAGGGCTATTGAAGTTTTCATCAACGGAAAATATACCACAACATGTACAGCCTTCTGAAGCTGAAAGGCAGGGGAACACCCCTGGAAATTACCCTGGTCAGCGGCAGACTTCAGATGAAACGCAATCTCAGCAAAAGGGGCTGTTGTCGGGCTTATTTAAATTTGCATCCTCTGAGAATGTTTCAAGCAGCCAAATGGTTCAGCACCAACAAAGCAATGTTCAACATAATCAACAGGGTTTCAACCAACAGAATACTCAAGGTCCAAACCAAGGGGCTCAACTCAGGAATAAAGCATCAAATCAACAAGTTGTCCAACAGGAGACAAGTAAACCAGGCTTTACTCGGCAACAAACGTTTCCACTCCAGCGAACACCATCCCAACAAAGTGGTCTTTTATCTGGTCTTTTTAAATTTGCTTCAGCAGACAGCATAAAGGCACATGAGCACCCATCAGCTCAACAGCATGGAATTATGCCAAGTAAATCCAGCTATGAGCAACCAAGGGCAAGGGATATCCCAATTTCCAACCAAAATCAACCACAAAATAGCTCAACACAAAAAACTACTCAAGCAAGTGGTCTGCTTTCTGGACTATTCAAATCCTCCTCAGAAAATACCTCTCAACAGCAGCAGCCCGCAGTGCTCCAGACCGCTGAAGCACAGGTGGAGACAGCAAGTCAATCTGGAGTGCTCTCAGGATTGTTTAACAAGTTAACAAAATCATCTGAAAACAACGACACAAGCTGCCAAATATCGACAGGACAATCACAGCATCAGAACGCCAATAATTACACAGTCACAATGAAGACCCCTctacaaacacatttaaacactaATGTAACACAACAATACTCACAAGAACatgcagagaaagagaagagggttCCACGACCTGCCCAACAAGGGTTTTTATCTGGACTGTTTAGCAAAAATGTAACTGAGGACCCTTCTACTCCTAAACAAGTAGAAACATCAGGTCAGATTACAGAACAACAGATGCCCTCAAATATGTTCACAGAGTTACATTCAGGCATATTAAAAAGTGCTCCCTCAGACTTTGGAAGGGACAGCTGTCAAAGAGTTGTTCGAGATTCTTTCAATCCAGGACAGAGCAGACACGCTTTAATCAATGCACCTGTGTCAATTGATACTGAGAGTTTAGACTTAAGAACATCAGTTACTTTTGCAAGATCTCTTCAGAGTCAGGCAACACACTCCTCAATTAGCACAGGTAACTTATCTCAGTTATATTATTCTGGCTCACTTCAGTCAGTTCACCCAATGGCTTATAGTACAGGAAATATTCATTCCCTTTTACAAAGCCATACACCTTCCTCAGTAGTGACCATGCAGCCATATATTGGCAGAAGCACTTCCTCTTTGTATGGCGAAACAGGGCATAATCTTTACCAAGGTCAGGTGTCCCCTTATGGAACAAGTCCCTCCTATGATGAAAACCAGTGGATCCGTGAAAGTGCTCTCTGGCAGCAGTTTCAGAATGAGTCACTGAATTATCAATTCCAGGAAGAGGATCAAGTGTATAGACAGAGCTGTGAAGGTGCGTCATTACAGGCATCTGCTCTCCCCTGCAGCGCCTCAAACACTTATCAGCCATTTAACTCCTCCACACCATGGCAAGGTGTTGTTTGCCAAGAGCAAATTCAACCATATCAGTTTGAGGGACACAGGATCGATGATCCATATCCCAAGAGGAAATTATGGAACAGCCACGAAGACTTGAGAGATGTAGAATATACACCTAATGAGGAGGGTGCATTGAACTTAACTAATAAGCAAAGTAATGCAAAGTTTGGAACATGGCATTCATTTAATGATTGCAGCACTTACAGCTTGAATGGGGTTTCCTATCATGAAGGTTATTACGAAGAGACTGCACCAAGCTTATCTTTTTCTGCTAACTGGCAATATGGAATGGATAATGCAGTCCTACAAAATGCCCATACTGATGGCATGTTCCATCAGAGTCAGTTTAATTTGAATAGACCAATAGATTCAAACTGTCCCCCTAGTGTCAAAACTGAGACGGAAGACTCCCTGTACCTCGAAGACACTGAGTGGTATCAGCAGTGGCTTGCACTTTTGGAGCAAGGAATGTGGTGGCCAGCAGAAGATGGTGACTGTGGCTACTTTGTTTACACAGATCACGAGTACATTTATGCCTTGCTTACAGATGCAGCAGGTGAATATGTGTACGCATGTGCTCCTGAAGGTGAGTCTTGGGGAAATGAACAGAAATTAGATGGTTTTCCCAGTGCTTGGCTACACAGTGAAATGGTTGTAGTGTGTGGCTTTAAAATTCCACTTTACAATGAGGATGAGCTTCTTTGGCTACCTGGTCAAAATCACCGTGATTCCCAACTTCTTAATGCCCCTCTAGATTTGTCTGCTGCCTATAGAAAAGGAAATCAGATCATGAATTTAAATCTTGAGCAGTTCtctgaaatgtttgaaaattCATTTATGTCACAAGGCCAACAAGGTGTAGATTTCACAGcttacagattaaacaaagtCAGGATAGATCCAAGACAGCAGAGTGACATCTACGAAGACCAATACAAAGATGTTATAGACCTTTCCTGTCATAATAAAGACCACATCGCCCCTTATTGGAACAACCAGGAAATGAAGACATTTCTTGCTCAAAAGGTTGCTGTTTCCCTGAACTCAACTCCAACTGCAAATTCCAATCACAATCAGGAGCTACTTCACAACTGTTACCAACCTTGCCAACGGCGGCGTTCATCCACTGGGGTAACAGTGAAGCATATAGATGATGTATCAGAGAaggaatggagagagagagtgtctcCGGGAGAAGAACAACCTAACCGTCAAGTCAAAAAGATTTCTTCCCTCATATCCTCTTTTGTGGGCAAAACATCACAGGTGGAGTTAAACAAAACTAGCATATCCTCCTGTGATAAAGCTCCTGACAAAAGCTCAAAGAACATTCTTACATCAGGTTTCCAAAGTCTGAAGTCAAAGATCATCAAAGAGGAATCTACTGCTGATGTGACTCAGCCAGATTTAATTGTTAAACAACAAATGCAGAGTCCAGCTACCACACAGAGAAGAATGTTGCCTACAGTACAAACAGCTGCTCAAGTGACTCATCCCTCAATTCAATCACATACAGCTTCACAGAAGCCTAGACTTACACGTCAGACTACCATGGTACAACAAACAACCCCACAAACACAGCCCAATGTCACAGTGCCTTTAGGATCAAAAGAATCACTTATTAAAACTGAACAAGTTACAGCTAGTAAGCCAGTGGATGTACCGTTGGAGAAACCATCTGAGCCACAACAGGCGGGCTTTATGAACTTTCTGAAATCTGCAGTGGGAATAGAGGAACCTGTGCCAGATCCCCAGAAATTCTCTCAGACATCTCCCAATGAGCAGAGCAAAACTGGAAGCACTGCTTCCTTACCAGGCAGTGCTCCTACAAATAAAGAGGCTACAGGAGTGTCAAATCTCTTTGGATCAATTAGCAGCCTGTTTAGCACAGAGCCCCCTCCACcacagaaacaggaaatgaaacCTAGTGTTACAGAGGCTTCACTGACATCAGCACCTAGACCTAAGGGTATACAGAGACAACGAACAATGGACCAAAGTGGTACCTCCCGGCCTGTGCAGAGCCAACCCCCAAACAAAAGTGTATCCCAAACATTTGCTCCCAGTCCTTCCACAGGCCTTGCTACAAGCCGATCAGAAACTATGCCACCCACAGTACCGATAAAACAAGAAGCAGGAACTAAACCATCTGGTGGACTGTTTGGATTTTCAATTGGAGAAATGCTGTCAGGATCAACAGCAGCTACCCAATCTGGACCCACACCTCAGGCACCTGCATCAGCTACAGCCCCACAAGAAGAATCACTCGGTAAAAGTATATTATCAATATTCAGTGGGCCAAGTCCTCCGCAGGCTGCACCTAAAACTGGGCCCTTGCCTCAAGCACATCCGCCAAATGCGGCTCCACAACCTCCTCAACAGGAATCACTTGGTAAAAGTTTATTATCGATGTTTGGAGGATCAAGTCCTCCTCAGCCTCCCCCTCAAACCAAGCCTTCTGCTGAGGTACCACAACAGGGAACTGCTCCTCCAAAAGACCCCCCGAATACAGGATTCCTTTCAATGTTTGGTGGTCCCAGCAACCAGCAGCAAGCCCAAACAGGATCTCTTCTTGGAGGAATACTGCCTGGGTCATCAAGTTCAACTGAAAGCCCAATGAAGGGACTGTTTTCAATGTTTAGTGATCCTAGTCCTCCACAACCTCAGCCACCAACATCATTATCTCAACAAAGAGTAGCCCAATCACAAACTCAACCACAAGGGGGACTTCAATCTAAACCACAAGCACAGCCACAAGCACAAGGGCAGCCAGCCACCTCTGTTCTTGGGGGACTATTTGGTGGCTTATCTACCTCTAATGAAAGTCCAAGAAATGCTTTGTTCTCCATGTTTAGTGGCCCCAGTACTCCTCAAACACCAGGGGCTGGTGGAAGTGCAAATGTGTCTACTCCCCCAGTGACTGCAGCACCCAATGAACCTGCAAAGAGTATACTCTCTGTTTTTAATGATGTTGTGTCCCCTCCACAACAAACTCCTAATTCATCATCTGCTATTGTTACTGATACTAAAGAGACACCAACAGCACATGGTTCTTCCCAAATGGCATCTGTTTCCAGTAGCCATGTCCCAGTGCCAGTAGCCAGCAGTGAAATATCAAGTGAAGTGCATGTTAGCCCATCTGCTGGTACTACTGCAGATACTACATCGGATGCCACAAATAAAGGCACTGATATTGCATCTATGGAGCCAAATTCCGAATTTGGCACTGTGCAAAAGGAAACAAGCACAGAAGGTGCACCCCAAGACCCTGCTCCCTCTAAAGAACCACCAGCTTCTGGCTTTCTGTCCATGATCAGTGGATCAGGCCCACAGGCTCCATCCTCACAAGCAGGATTCATTTCAGATAGTCCAGGAAAAGGTTtgctttcattattttctggCCCCAGCACTGAACCTATTGCCCCTTCAGCTACGGGGTCTGCACCTGGATCATCAGTCCCCAAGGACCCACCAGCCACAggtttattttctctgtttggAGGTTCTTCCCCTGAGCCCACTTCTCAGCCTGGAAGTTCTCTATTAGGGGCAATGTTTGGAGGCTCACCTCAAACAACAGCCTCTCAAACAGGGGGGTCATTACTAGGTGGTTTGTTTGGAGGGTCTGCTCCTCAGGCTGCTGCTCCAACAGCAGGCCCTCAGGCAGGGGCATCCTTACTTGGAGGCTTATTTGGTGGATCTGCTTCCCAGGCTGCTGGATCTCAGACTGCAGGGTCTATTTTGGGTGGCATTtttggaggagcagcagcttcAACAAAAGCACCTCAGACTAGTGGGTCCTTTGGTGGGTTGTTTGGTGGGGCTGCTACCCAAACTTCAGCACCCCAAAATAGTAGCTCTATATTGGGAGGTATTTTGGGGGGATCATCATCTCAAACAGCTACTGCACACACTGGTAAATCTACTCTAGGTGGCATTTTACCTGGAGCTTCAGCTCCAAATGAGGTACCTGATAAAAGTTTGCTTCCTGTGCTTGGAGGATCTGTTCCAACCGTAACACCCATTACAACAGCTACACCAAAGTCCAATGATGAGAATAAAACTTCAGATGTAACTGTTCTACCAAAACCCAGTGATGACAGTAAAACTGCTCCAGCTCTAGATGGTCCTGAAATGTCTGTTATTGAGATTGCCACCAAAAGCAAAGAGCAGGCCGAAACACTACACCAACCTGACAGTACAGTCCAGTGTCTTGAGACAAGCTTACCCAAAACTGATGGCAATGTCACAGAAGTTCAGTCAACTACGTTAGCGAATGATATTCAGCCTAAAGAATCTGAAATCTGTGCACAAGCACAACAACTTGCAAAACCAGAGCTTGTGAGTTGTCAGTCAAGTCAAGATACAATACCACCTAAAGTAGAAGAGAGCACACCAGCCACCCAGTCAGCAAGTACTGTAGTCCAGGAACAACAAAAGCCTCCAGAGCCAGAGAAATCTATTGCTGACTCAGCAGCAGATACAGTTACAGGCTTTATGTCCTCCCTTTTCAAACCAACAGTTGCTCCCACTCAAGGTCCCCAGCAACAGCAGGGAGGAACGGCACCCCAAGCTGCTACTGGTCAGAGTGGACCATCACTATTGGGAGGTATTTTTGGAGGTTCCAGCACCGAGACAGCAGCTCCCCAGACTGGGGGATCATTACTGGGAGGTTTATTCAAGGGGTCTGCTCCTCAGTCAGGACCTCAAACCACTGCCCCCACCACTGGAGGGTCAATATTAGGTGGGATATTTGGAGGAGGACCCACAGCCAACTCTGTAGGTCCCCAGACTGCTGGATCGTTTCTGGGTGGGATGTTTGGAGGATCTGCGGCAACAGCACAGCCTGGTGGTTCTTTACTTGGAGGAATGTTGGGAGGAGTCACTGCTCAGACTGCAGGATCACAGACTGGAGCATCAATACTTGGGGGCATAGGCGGATCTTTATTTGGTGGTATGGGACAACCACCTAAGCCATCTGAACCAATGCCATCTGAGCCCAAGCCAATGCCTGGCACTACTCCACAGTCACAGATTAAGAATGAGAGTGTGCCACCAAAAGTGTCTCCATCAGGCACTGAGACTAGCACAAATAAAATAGTGGACTCAAACCTACCAGATTACGATCCAGTAAAATCTGGCAGCCTAACAAGTAGTGATGCCGTGGCATCTGAAGCAGCTTGTCCAGAAACCTCTGCTGTCACAAATGCCTCAATAAGCACTACGTGTGACCTCACCCATCAAGTAGAGAACACTGAAAAAGAGACGCCAGCTGTTGAGGGAGAGATGATACATGAGAAGCCCATGGTCATTAAAGGAGACCCTGAGAGTAAAGAAAGTGACAAATCAGTCCCACCTGATGCCAAGGAAGTAGATGCTAATATAGCTCCTACAGTTAATCAGTTGCCCAACAATGCAGAGCCACCTCAAGCTAAGTCTCTGTTTGGTTTTATATCGACACAGAGTGATGCAGGAAAATCTCTTGGGAGCCTATTTTCTCCAACATTGTCGTCAGGTGCTCCATCAATGCCTCAAACAGAAGGAATGAGTGGTCTGTTTTCAGGATTAAAAACCCTTTCTGGAGGCCTATTTCAAGACGAAAAAGCTGTTGCTGGAAAACAAGAGCCACCAACCACTTCATTATTTGGGACAAAAATAAGTTTTCCTTGGCAGGCAGAGCCACCCAAACCACAAGCTGTCCCAGTTGCAACACCTCAACCCAAAACTAACAACAAGCCAACAAGTGGTCAAGCCCAAACTTTACAAAAGGTTGCAACATCTGATGCCCAAAAAACTGAATCGGTAGGTTCCACAGATGATATAGCAAACCCCCAGATTTGCATCTCCACTCCTGAAGTAGATCCTTCAGCATCCCCGATCCCCAAGGAGAAGGAAGGGCTTGTAGAAACATACCCCTCTACAGGTCCTATCTCTGGAGTGCAGCTGGACAACCAGTCCAACAAGGATCTATTGAATTCAAAAAGGCTAGTAGAAGCATAA